The following proteins are encoded in a genomic region of Oncorhynchus gorbuscha isolate QuinsamMale2020 ecotype Even-year linkage group LG11, OgorEven_v1.0, whole genome shotgun sequence:
- the LOC124047765 gene encoding probable E3 ubiquitin-protein ligase TRIML1: MQLKHQECLKRQREAVKLRMKKLSAKQTEIIKKSAVMKESIKKKYEDIQRVLNEDLRITLTQLEMEERAAVTALEDLMENNCIIIQEIEQDLAKLTTELAQKDIILPDTMDTEIEGRVMDLLSRTDPSKVNLDEPKADQILTLTNNMLLLIHSQTPITKRLIKSYSTEVSLDPETAHPKLVISLHGDSVTYTDTWQELPELPGRFDTTLNVISLQGFSSGRHYWEIDVAGKTYWELGLTYPTISRKGRAEDCWLGRGSDSWAMEFFDGEYTAWHGGVPHQLPVTKHLSRIGVLCSFPAGLVSFLGADSMTPLFSFCVGAFKDCLHLALCPGHDHNGTNAKPILICNAPPTPSSIQNAQEC; the protein is encoded by the exons ATGCAGTTGAAGCACCAGGAATGTCTGAAGAGGCAAAGAGAGGCTGTGAAGCTCCGAATGAAGAAACTAAGTGCAAAGCAAACGGAAATCATT AAAAAGTCCGCAGTGATGAAGGAGAGTATAAAGAAGAAGTATGAGGACATCCAGAGGGTTCTGAATGAGGACCTCAGGATAACTCTGACCCagctggagatggaggagagagctgCAGTCACAGCCCTGGAGGACCTGATGGAAAATAATTGTATCATCATCCAGGAGATAGAGCAGGATCTGGCCAAGCTCACCACTGAGCTAGCCCAGAAGGACATTATTCTGCCTGATACAATG GACACAGAGATAGAAGGCAG agtgATGGATCTGCTGAGCAGGACAGACCCAAGCAAAGTGAACCTGGACGAGCCTAAAGCTGACCAAATTCTCACCCTCACCAACAATATGCTGCTACTCATCCACTCCCAGACCCCCATTACCAAGAGACTCATCAAGAGCT ATTCTACAGAGGTGTCCCTGGACCCAGAGACAGCGCACCCCAAGCTGGTCATCTCCCTGCACGGTGACAGTGTCACCTACACAGACACCTGGCAGGAACTACCAGAGCTCCCAGGACGCTTTGACACCACCCTCAACGTGATCAGCCTGCAGGGCTTCAGCTCCGGGCGTCACTACTGGGAGATAGATGTGGCTGGGAAGACTTACTGGGAGCTGGGCCTCACCTACCCCACCATCTCCCGCAAGGGCCGGGCTGAGGACTGCTGGCTGGGTCGCGGCTCTGACTCCTGGGCCATGGAATTCTTTGACGGGGAGTACACAGCCTGGCACGGTGGGGTGCCCCACCAGCTGCCTGTCACGAAACACTTAAGCCGTATTGGGGTCCTGTGTAGTTTCCCAGCGGGCCTAGTGTCTTTCCTGGGGGCGGACAGCATGACTCCTCTGTTCTCGTTTTGTGTGGGGGCGTTCAAGGACTGTCTCCACCTGGCATTGTGCCCAGGTCACGACCACAACGGTACGAACGCCAAACCAATTTTGATCTGTAACGCACCTCCAACTCCTAGTTCTATCCAGAATGCCCAAGAATGCTGA